A section of the Mycolicibacterium anyangense genome encodes:
- a CDS encoding SDR family NAD(P)-dependent oxidoreductase, with amino-acid sequence MSQMPGVPPITDWNRLLDGRVAVVTGGGAGIGAAVATLFAEHGAVVEVAEIDPQRAAGIAADGIRSHVVDVTDDHAVARLAGAVLGEHGRIDVLVNNVGDYRPLVAFEESTPDSWQRMYDINLRHVFAVTRAFLPAMIDAHAGSIVNIHSVEGMRGFPRDPVYGAMKAAVAHFTTCLAVDVGRYGVRVNGIGTDLTQTPQVDYLTGYEDVEHLWQSWAPAGRVGRPQDQARVALFLAADQSAFVTGHNIPVDGGTKAGGGWFFSPRAGRFVNRSTHL; translated from the coding sequence ATGAGCCAGATGCCCGGTGTTCCACCCATCACGGACTGGAATCGCTTGCTGGACGGCCGCGTTGCGGTGGTCACCGGCGGCGGGGCCGGGATCGGCGCCGCGGTTGCCACCTTGTTCGCCGAGCACGGTGCGGTGGTGGAGGTCGCCGAGATCGACCCGCAGCGGGCCGCCGGGATCGCGGCGGACGGGATCCGCAGCCACGTCGTCGACGTCACCGACGACCATGCCGTCGCCCGCCTGGCCGGTGCCGTGCTCGGTGAGCACGGCCGGATCGACGTGCTGGTCAACAACGTCGGGGACTACCGGCCGCTGGTGGCCTTCGAGGAATCCACGCCGGACAGCTGGCAGCGGATGTACGACATCAACCTGCGCCACGTCTTCGCGGTGACCCGAGCCTTCCTGCCGGCGATGATCGACGCGCACGCCGGCAGCATCGTCAACATCCACTCGGTGGAGGGCATGCGCGGATTCCCCCGCGATCCGGTCTACGGAGCGATGAAAGCCGCTGTCGCACATTTCACGACCTGTCTGGCCGTCGACGTCGGCCGCTACGGTGTGCGGGTCAACGGCATCGGCACCGATCTGACCCAGACGCCCCAGGTGGATTACCTGACCGGGTACGAGGATGTCGAGCATCTGTGGCAGTCCTGGGCGCCGGCGGGACGGGTGGGCCGGCCGCAGGATCAGGCCCGGGTGGCGCTGTTCCTGGCCGCCGACCAGTCGGCGTTCGTCACCGGCCACAACATCCCCGTCGACGGTGGGACGAAAGCCGGTGGCGGATGGTTCTTTTCGCCGCGCGCCGGGCGCTTCGTGAACCGTTCCACCCACCTGTAA
- a CDS encoding cellulase family glycosylhydrolase — MTASTAVVLAAATLTPGPHVAGATPLSPGPIHVPVVLTAAIADSSTTLGISDPNLYQLSPTEIATTLDTLKALGVSDIRVAVPWAAVQPYNATTYDWSKLDAVIDAATARDMGVLGVINATPPWAGTLLVGHPDPTAYASFASAVATRYQGKISAYEVWNEPNGATFWSPPDAASYTELLKAAYPAIKAADPDATVIAGVLGAVSTVPGITVNPVTFVTQMYADGAHGFFDALSYHPYQYTTPFSLGTVPDSPLMQTEAIRALMAAAGDGALKLWATEYGLPTTWGISDAQQAAFIHDFVVAWQQVQGAGPMFIHTTRDTATGAFGAENNFGIFTTNWTEKPAAETVAALISQLTDGTVAPFDVTPYLPQNGFLQAVGIFVGQLIEQFLLVPRMIVQAVVGFVTSVVKAVTGQSSAAAAATVRTSAASATEQPTRASATGRSARAVAKPTATQSVTAAAASSVPAPTARKRATAAKSSDSSSPTRAGHGSTGRSGR, encoded by the coding sequence GTGACCGCGAGCACAGCGGTGGTGCTCGCGGCGGCAACTCTCACACCCGGCCCGCACGTCGCCGGCGCAACTCCGCTGTCGCCCGGCCCGATTCACGTTCCGGTCGTGCTCACCGCCGCGATCGCCGACTCCTCGACCACCCTGGGTATCTCCGACCCCAACCTCTACCAACTCTCGCCCACCGAGATCGCCACCACACTGGACACGTTGAAAGCGCTGGGCGTCAGCGATATCCGCGTCGCCGTCCCGTGGGCCGCGGTGCAGCCCTACAACGCCACCACCTACGACTGGTCGAAGCTCGACGCGGTGATCGACGCCGCCACCGCCCGGGACATGGGGGTGCTCGGTGTCATCAACGCCACCCCGCCGTGGGCCGGCACCCTGCTCGTCGGCCACCCCGACCCGACGGCCTACGCCAGCTTCGCCTCGGCGGTCGCCACCCGCTATCAGGGCAAGATCTCCGCCTATGAGGTGTGGAACGAACCGAACGGCGCCACGTTCTGGTCGCCGCCGGACGCCGCGTCCTACACCGAACTGCTCAAGGCGGCCTACCCCGCCATCAAGGCCGCCGACCCGGACGCCACGGTGATCGCCGGCGTCCTCGGCGCCGTCAGCACCGTCCCCGGGATCACGGTCAACCCGGTCACCTTCGTCACGCAGATGTATGCCGATGGCGCCCATGGGTTCTTCGACGCGCTGTCCTATCACCCCTACCAGTACACGACCCCGTTCTCTCTGGGTACCGTGCCGGACTCCCCACTGATGCAGACCGAGGCCATCCGCGCGCTGATGGCGGCCGCCGGCGACGGTGCGCTCAAACTGTGGGCCACCGAATACGGGCTGCCCACCACCTGGGGGATCTCGGATGCCCAGCAGGCCGCCTTCATCCACGACTTCGTGGTGGCCTGGCAGCAGGTCCAGGGCGCCGGTCCGATGTTCATCCACACCACCCGAGACACGGCCACCGGCGCGTTCGGCGCCGAGAACAACTTCGGCATCTTCACCACCAACTGGACCGAAAAGCCGGCCGCAGAGACCGTCGCCGCGCTGATCTCCCAGCTGACCGATGGCACCGTCGCCCCGTTCGACGTCACTCCCTACCTGCCGCAGAACGGCTTCCTGCAAGCCGTCGGGATCTTCGTCGGCCAGCTCATCGAGCAGTTTCTGTTGGTTCCCAGGATGATCGTCCAGGCCGTGGTCGGTTTCGTGACGTCGGTGGTGAAGGCCGTCACCGGGCAGAGCTCCGCCGCCGCGGCGGCGACGGTGCGTACGTCGGCGGCCAGCGCAACGGAGCAACCCACCCGCGCATCGGCCACCGGCCGCTCTGCCAGGGCTGTCGCCAAACCGACTGCAACACAATCGGTCACGGCAGCTGCCGCCTCCTCGGTACCCGCCCCTACTGCACGCAAGCGAGCCACAGCCGCCAAGAGCAGTGACAGTTCGTCGCCGACCCGCGCCGGCCACGGCTCGACCGGACGGTCCGGCCGCTGA
- a CDS encoding GNAT family N-acetyltransferase, with protein sequence MTAEGGESGLASALGATPELIALRAAALAEMEVFDGCPADELQTLATLLRPLQAPAGRVLMRQGEQAVSFLLIQSGQAQVRHVGDDGVVILDQVSAGVIVGEIALLRDKPRTATVVTTEPLAGYIGDDVAFAVMAEMPGVSERLVRTARQRLAAFVTPIPVVLKDGTELVLRPVLPGDSERTARGPVQFSTETLYRRFMSMRAPSTVLMNYLFQVDYVDHFVWVLVDGVDGPVVADARFVRDVVDPSVAEIAFLVGDAYQGRGIGNFLMDSLVIAAHVGGVQRFTARVLSDNLPMRTILDRFGAHWQRDEPGVVTTAFDVPKLDTLKIDPALAVQIRDSARQVIRAVS encoded by the coding sequence ATGACGGCGGAGGGCGGCGAGAGCGGCCTGGCTTCGGCGTTGGGCGCCACACCCGAGTTGATTGCGCTGCGGGCTGCGGCACTGGCCGAGATGGAGGTGTTCGACGGCTGTCCGGCGGACGAACTGCAGACGTTGGCCACTCTGCTGCGCCCGTTGCAGGCGCCGGCCGGCCGGGTGCTGATGCGCCAGGGCGAGCAGGCGGTGTCGTTCCTGCTGATCCAGTCCGGTCAGGCGCAGGTGCGCCACGTCGGCGATGACGGTGTGGTGATCCTGGACCAGGTGTCGGCCGGGGTGATCGTCGGCGAGATCGCGCTGCTGCGCGACAAGCCGCGCACGGCGACCGTCGTCACCACCGAACCGCTGGCCGGTTACATCGGCGACGACGTGGCGTTTGCGGTGATGGCCGAGATGCCCGGCGTCAGTGAGCGATTGGTGCGCACCGCCCGTCAGCGGCTTGCGGCCTTCGTCACACCGATCCCGGTGGTGCTCAAGGACGGCACCGAACTGGTGCTGCGGCCGGTGCTGCCCGGCGACAGCGAGCGCACCGCCCGCGGGCCGGTCCAGTTCTCCACCGAGACGCTCTACCGCCGTTTCATGTCGATGCGTGCGCCGAGCACGGTCTTGATGAACTACCTGTTCCAGGTCGACTACGTCGACCACTTCGTCTGGGTCCTGGTCGACGGGGTCGACGGGCCGGTAGTGGCCGATGCGCGGTTCGTCCGCGACGTGGTCGACCCGTCGGTCGCCGAGATCGCGTTCCTCGTCGGTGATGCCTACCAGGGCCGGGGGATCGGGAACTTCCTGATGGACTCGCTGGTCATCGCCGCACACGTCGGTGGGGTGCAGCGGTTCACGGCCCGGGTGCTGTCGGACAACCTGCCGATGCGAACCATCCTGGATCGCTTCGGCGCCCACTGGCAGCGCGACGAACCCGGGGTCGTCACAACGGCATTCGACGTCCCGAAACTGGACACGCTGAAGATCGACCCGGCATTGGCCGTGCAGATCCGGGACTCGGCCCGCCAGGTGATCCGGGCGGTGAGCTGA